In Methanobacterium sp. Maddingley MBC34, a genomic segment contains:
- a CDS encoding hypothetical protein (PFAM: Cytochrome b(N-terminal)/b6/petB): protein MDRKITKKAVHITLIILIFIVIISGLGITYYKSIELVTGGLLDKTLSFELHTLLFLPFLLILLIHIFFSWLWPKKS, encoded by the coding sequence ATGGACAGGAAAATCACCAAAAAAGCTGTTCATATAACTTTGATAATTCTAATTTTCATTGTTATTATCTCTGGTTTGGGAATAACATATTATAAGAGCATAGAACTAGTTACCGGAGGTTTACTGGATAAAACACTTTCTTTCGAGTTGCACACTCTCCTATTTTTGCCATTTCTCCTCATACTCCTCATTCATATCTTTTTCTCATGGTTATGGCCTAAAAAAAGTTAA
- a CDS encoding sulfite oxidase-like oxidoreductase (PFAM: Oxidoreductase molybdopterin binding domain), which translates to MKRYLALAAITIVMVLAIVTSLNLIPISTIPLDSVEVKEYQGDKLSSVNDFRENSIKGTQRVDINNYSLEVTGLVQNPKNYTYDQVKGFQSYQKVVKLDCVEGWSVNILWQGVLVKDILNDVKPLSSANTVIFYAVDGYSTSFPLEYLQNSQILMAYKMNNATLPPERGFPFQLVAESKWGYKWIKWINRIELSDNPNFQGYWESRGYSVSGNLNESFLK; encoded by the coding sequence ATGAAAAGATACCTGGCTTTGGCAGCCATCACCATTGTTATGGTTCTGGCAATTGTGACTAGCCTTAACTTAATTCCCATATCCACAATACCTCTTGATTCTGTGGAAGTTAAAGAATATCAGGGAGATAAACTCTCTTCTGTAAATGATTTCCGTGAAAATTCCATTAAGGGAACTCAACGTGTTGATATAAATAATTACTCCTTAGAAGTAACTGGTTTAGTTCAAAATCCCAAAAATTACACCTACGACCAAGTTAAAGGTTTTCAAAGTTACCAGAAAGTGGTTAAACTGGACTGTGTGGAAGGATGGAGTGTCAACATACTCTGGCAGGGGGTGTTGGTAAAAGACATCCTTAATGATGTGAAACCATTATCCTCAGCTAACACTGTCATTTTTTATGCTGTTGATGGCTATTCCACCTCTTTTCCACTGGAATACCTTCAGAACAGCCAGATATTAATGGCCTATAAGATGAACAATGCCACTTTACCTCCAGAGAGAGGATTCCCATTTCAACTGGTGGCAGAGAGTAAATGGGGATACAAGTGGATAAAATGGATAAACAGGATTGAACTATCTGATAATCCAAATTTTCAGGGATACTGGGAAAGCAGAGGTTACTCAGTAAGTGGAAATCTTAATGAGAGTTTTTTAAAATGA
- a CDS encoding Mg-chelatase subunit ChlD (PFAM: von Willebrand factor type A domain) has translation MKTPTILMVTFLVALMICGPVAAADVTVDKTVTKTGTDTANVVLTVNGPSSTTTNGADVVFSIDSSGSMSWEDPNDLRKTASKNFVDKMDPTKDQAGVVNWASSVKESQALTNDFSLVKTTIDAGVASGGTDFSVGLGEANKLLDASTIPLNSKNIIFLSDGAASYPTAEVNDAKTKGYKVYTIGLGSGVQPTVLQQMATETGGKYFFAADASALDPIFDEIYQQIKQTVTDVLVTDILPSYISLVGNPTPVPDSTVTNPDGTTTLKWNVGSLSSGQKWTASFNIRSSQSGVLATNAAGSGVSYNGTDGQTHFIPFPTPTVSFGATNVSAAGTIGMQTTAIPIFGLIFAILMVLGGALVAKRE, from the coding sequence TTGAAAACACCAACAATTTTAATGGTAACTTTTCTTGTTGCACTTATGATCTGTGGACCGGTAGCAGCTGCAGATGTAACTGTTGACAAAACAGTTACCAAAACAGGTACCGACACAGCAAATGTGGTTTTAACTGTAAACGGTCCATCATCAACAACTACTAATGGTGCTGATGTTGTATTTTCCATTGATAGTTCTGGTAGTATGTCATGGGAGGATCCTAATGACCTTCGAAAGACTGCATCTAAAAACTTTGTGGACAAAATGGATCCAACTAAGGATCAGGCCGGAGTGGTAAATTGGGCTAGTTCTGTAAAGGAATCTCAAGCTCTTACCAATGATTTCAGCTTAGTTAAAACAACTATCGACGCAGGAGTTGCATCAGGCGGAACAGATTTTTCAGTTGGATTAGGTGAAGCAAATAAATTATTAGATGCCAGCACTATACCATTGAATTCAAAAAATATCATATTCCTCAGTGATGGAGCGGCTAGTTACCCCACTGCTGAAGTTAATGATGCAAAAACCAAAGGTTACAAAGTTTACACCATTGGATTAGGTAGTGGTGTTCAACCCACAGTATTACAACAAATGGCAACTGAAACTGGTGGTAAATATTTCTTTGCTGCAGACGCCAGTGCGTTAGACCCAATATTCGATGAAATTTACCAACAAATCAAACAAACAGTCACCGATGTTTTGGTAACGGATATACTGCCCAGTTACATTAGCTTAGTTGGTAACCCTACTCCTGTTCCAGACAGTACAGTTACCAATCCTGACGGAACAACCACACTGAAATGGAATGTGGGTTCGTTATCCAGCGGACAAAAATGGACTGCATCTTTTAATATTCGCTCCTCACAATCAGGAGTTCTAGCTACCAATGCAGCAGGATCCGGAGTCAGTTATAATGGAACCGATGGACAAACCCATTTCATACCATTCCCAACGCCAACTGTAAGTTTTGGAGCTACTAACGTATCAGCCGCAGGAACTATTGGCATGCAAACTACAGCTATTCCTATATTTGGCTTAATATTTGCTATTTTAATGGTTTTGGGTGGGGCTTTAGTAGCTAAAAGAGAATAA
- a CDS encoding putative phosphoesterase (TIGRFAM: putative phosphoesterase, SbcD/Mre11-related), translating to MVYDNIFGARILDLALEVEDHLIISDLHLGYEEALNYQGIMIPKFQYPKIIKRLEEINSRTDCTSIIINGDLKHEFGKINRQEWNETLKFIDYLKERFQEIILIKGNHDPLTPIIAQKTGLDVYPYYSTGNFLVMHGDTIPEKWDEITQKNIVIGHEHPSVGIRSGERMEKVKCFLSGNFRDKKIIVMPSFNFITEGSDVLHEKPLSPFLKESNHNDMEVFGVENFETFYFGKISHLLKVQQEPYPYDSHFIEF from the coding sequence ATGGTTTATGATAATATTTTTGGTGCCAGGATTTTAGATCTGGCCCTGGAGGTTGAGGATCACCTTATAATATCTGATCTTCACCTGGGATATGAGGAAGCATTGAACTATCAGGGTATAATGATCCCCAAGTTCCAGTATCCCAAGATCATCAAAAGACTGGAAGAAATCAATTCCAGGACAGATTGCACCAGTATAATCATCAATGGCGATCTTAAACATGAGTTCGGCAAGATAAATCGTCAGGAGTGGAATGAAACCCTGAAATTCATAGACTATCTTAAGGAACGATTCCAGGAAATCATCCTCATCAAGGGCAATCACGATCCATTAACACCCATTATCGCCCAAAAAACAGGTTTAGATGTCTACCCTTATTATTCAACTGGTAATTTTTTAGTGATGCACGGCGATACGATCCCGGAAAAATGGGATGAAATCACCCAAAAGAACATTGTAATCGGACATGAACACCCTTCAGTGGGAATTAGAAGTGGTGAACGAATGGAGAAGGTTAAATGTTTCCTTAGCGGGAATTTCCGGGATAAAAAAATTATTGTAATGCCCTCCTTTAACTTCATCACCGAAGGTTCCGATGTTCTCCATGAGAAACCTCTCTCACCATTTTTAAAAGAAAGTAATCATAATGATATGGAAGTTTTTGGTGTTGAAAACTTTGAAACCTTCTATTTTGGAAAAATAAGTCATCTATTGAAGGTTCAACAGGAACCCTATCCCTATGATTCTCATTTTATAGAATTTTAA